Proteins encoded in a region of the Trypanosoma brucei gambiense DAL972 chromosome 4, complete sequence genome:
- a CDS encoding metal-ion transporter, putative: MEEASSEHQRLLPCSSGPHSNYNAAAVEVGTPAAPSPWGGLEDADQQSLNSTEVRRRHESKVLLAALMFCFVFMLVELMFGVVAHSLALLTDASHLLIDVGAYALSIMSLRAASRTSCGKYSYGWHRAEVIGTLVSVFSIWALVVWIVMEGLDRSWNVVKCSRIHAMLATTAQQYKRNNSTSYYGFGNISQRPTVDKDGALTEATHMEMCTSIDSPIMVVVGVLGMVVNVVCAAILYFGGSHGHSHFGGSHHHSHSGNGEEEDSLCEENTGHNHSHDHGHGHGHSGSEGEGHDHSHSHSGRGFAVHAALLHALGDCVQSLGVILAGIFIYVANRYSYGVPSYRYSIYNLADPLCSLLFAVITLNMTRPLLRDLLGILMESTPPGINYSELLSALRSIKGVEGVHDLHVWSIASDYAALSVHLEADDKDAALQEAQEVCKRFGITHTTIQVDTVENGAGLCHSLCASAQTIA; this comes from the coding sequence ATGGAAGAGGCAAGTAGCGAGCACCAGCGGCTCCTTCCCTGCAGCTCCGGCCCACACTCGAACTACAACGCAGCAGCCGTGGAAGTGGGCACTCCAGCGGCACCTTCCCCATGGGGTGGGTTGGAGGACGCAGATCAACAATCCTTGAACTCGACGGAAGTGCGGCGGCGCCATGAGTCGAAGGTATTGTTAGCTGCCCTCATGTTCTGTTTCGTGTTCATGCTGGTAGAGCTCATGTTCGGCGTGGTGGCACACTCCCTGGCACTTCTGACTGACGCCTCGCATCTCCTCATCGACGTGGGCGCCTATGCGCTGAGTATCATGAGCCTACGTGCTGCCTCGAGGACCTCCTGCGGGAAGTACAGCTACGGCTGGCACCGCGCGGAAGTCATCGGAACGCTTGTTTCGGTCTTCTCCATTTGGGCCCTTGTCGTCTGGATTGTCATGGAGGGGTTGGATAGGTCATGGAATGTAGTGAAGTGTAGCCGTATCCATGCTATGCTTGCTACCACTGCTCAACAGTACAAGCGGAATAATAGCACCAGCTATTACGGCTTCGGTAATATTTCACAGCGCCCTACGGTCGACAAGGATGGAGCGCTGACAGAGGCGACGCATATGGAAATGTGTACAAGTATCGACTCACCCATCATGGTTGTGGTGGGTGTACTAGGGATGGTGGTAAACGTTGTATGCGCCGCTATTTTGTACTTCGGTGGTTCGCACGGCCACAGTCATTTTGGTGGATCACACCATCATAGCCATAGCGGTAacggggaagaagaggattcACTATGCGAGGAGAATACTGGGCACAATCACAGTCACGACCATGGACATGGACACGGGCACAGCGGaagtgaaggtgaaggtCATGATCACAGTCACAGTCACAGTGGCAGAGGGTTCGCCGTTCACGCTGCTCTGCTTCATGCGTTGGGTGATTGTGTCCAGTCTCTCGGCGTCATCCTCGCTGGAATCTTCATTTATGTCGCAAACCGTTATTCGTACGGTGTTCCATCATATCGCTACTCCATTTACAACCTTGCAGACCCGCTGTGCTCGCTACTGTTTGCCGTCATTACGCTCAACATGACGCGACCGTTGCTGCGGGACCTTCTGGGAATTCTCATGGAGAGTACCCCTCCGGGTATTAACTACTCCGAGTTGTTGAGTGCCCTGCGCAGTATTAAAGGTGTTGAAGGCGTACACGACCTTCACGTGTGGTCGATTGCCTCCGACTACGCAGCGCTGTCGGTTCATCTTGAGGCGGACGATAAGGATGCAGCCCTTCAGGAGGCACAGGAGGTTTGCAAGAGATTTGGCATCACCCATACGACCATTCAGGTGGACACGGTGGAAAATGGGGCAGGTCTATGTCACTCCCTGTGCGCCTCGGCACAAACTATCGCCTAA